A section of the Rhodanobacteraceae bacterium genome encodes:
- a CDS encoding acetyl-CoA carboxylase carboxyltransferase subunit beta, whose product MSWLSKLMPARIRTEGTAKRNVPEGLWEKCPSCAAVLYGPELERNLRVCPKCNHHMSISGRKRLENLFDPGSMMEIDTHLTPFDALKFRDSKRYRDRLIAAQRQTGEKDALVSARGLLKGRALIASAFEFGFMGGSMGSVVGERFTCAAERALEERAPFVNFSATGGARMQEGLYSLMQMAKTSAALARLRRAGVPFISVLTHPTTGGVSASLGMLGDMNLAEPQALIGFAGPRVIEQTVRETLPEGFQRSEFLVDKGAIDAIIDRRELRDRLAAMLAILMRQPVPANVSSSVSA is encoded by the coding sequence ATGAGTTGGCTCAGCAAACTGATGCCCGCACGCATCCGCACCGAGGGCACTGCCAAGCGCAACGTGCCGGAAGGATTGTGGGAGAAATGTCCCTCCTGCGCCGCCGTGCTCTACGGGCCGGAACTGGAGCGCAATCTGCGGGTGTGCCCCAAGTGCAATCACCACATGAGCATCTCCGGCCGCAAACGGCTGGAGAACCTGTTCGATCCTGGCAGCATGATGGAGATCGACACCCACCTGACGCCATTTGACGCGCTCAAGTTCCGCGACTCCAAGCGCTACCGCGATCGCCTGATCGCGGCCCAGCGCCAGACCGGCGAGAAGGATGCGCTGGTGTCGGCGCGCGGTCTGCTCAAGGGCCGGGCGCTGATCGCCAGTGCCTTCGAATTCGGGTTCATGGGCGGCTCGATGGGCTCGGTGGTCGGTGAGCGCTTCACCTGCGCGGCCGAGCGCGCCCTCGAGGAGCGCGCCCCCTTCGTCAATTTTTCGGCCACTGGCGGCGCGCGCATGCAGGAAGGCCTGTATTCGCTGATGCAGATGGCCAAGACTTCAGCCGCGCTGGCGCGTCTGCGCCGGGCCGGGGTGCCCTTCATCTCGGTACTGACCCATCCAACCACCGGCGGCGTCTCGGCCAGCCTCGGCATGCTCGGGGACATGAATCTGGCGGAGCCGCAGGCCCTGATCGGCTTTGCCGGGCCGCGCGTGATCGAGCAGACCGTGCGCGAGACCCTGCCCGAGGGCTTCCAGCGCAGTGAATTCCTGGTCGACAAGGGCGCCATCGACGCCATCATCGACCGCCGCGAACTGCGCGATCGTCTGGCCGCGATGCTGGCCATCCTGATGCGCCAGCCGGTGCCGGCCAACGTCAGCAGCAGCGTCAGCGCCTGA
- a CDS encoding tryptophan synthase subunit alpha: MNRIDARFAELKSAARPGLITFVTAGDPDPALTVPVMHALVRHGADLIELGMPFSDPMADGPVIQQANERALAKHVGLSHVLDSVRAFRADDASTPVVLMGYLNPIERYGFPRFAEAAAGAGADGMLLVDCPIEESGDYESTLQSLGLRQIYLLAPTTPPARRARIAAKASGFLYYVSFKGITGAGHLEQGSAVAALEELRGLSQVPIAVGFGIKDAQSAAALGAHAEAVVIGSALVEGLNGAVDAADVDRRLAGFLPPIRDALHALAPD, translated from the coding sequence ATGAATCGCATCGACGCGCGTTTTGCCGAGCTCAAGAGCGCGGCGCGACCAGGACTCATCACCTTCGTGACCGCTGGCGATCCGGATCCAGCCCTGACCGTGCCGGTGATGCATGCACTGGTGCGCCATGGCGCCGATCTGATCGAGCTGGGCATGCCCTTTTCCGATCCGATGGCCGACGGTCCGGTGATCCAGCAGGCCAATGAGCGGGCGCTGGCCAAGCATGTGGGTCTGAGCCATGTGCTCGACAGCGTGCGCGCCTTCCGCGCCGACGATGCCAGCACGCCGGTCGTGCTGATGGGCTATCTGAACCCGATCGAGCGTTATGGTTTTCCGCGCTTTGCCGAGGCCGCGGCCGGTGCCGGTGCCGATGGCATGCTGCTGGTCGATTGCCCGATCGAGGAATCCGGGGATTACGAAAGTACCCTGCAGTCGCTGGGGTTGCGCCAGATCTACCTGCTGGCCCCGACCACGCCGCCGGCGCGACGCGCGCGCATCGCCGCCAAGGCCAGTGGTTTTCTCTACTACGTGTCCTTCAAGGGCATCACCGGCGCCGGCCATCTGGAGCAGGGCAGTGCGGTGGCGGCCCTGGAAGAGCTGCGCGGTTTGAGTCAGGTTCCCATCGCCGTGGGATTCGGCATCAAGGACGCACAGAGCGCAGCGGCACTGGGTGCGCACGCCGAGGCGGTGGTCATCGGGAGCGCCCTGGTCGAAGGATTGAACGGCGCAGTCGATGCCGCAGACGTCGATCGCCGCCTGGCCGGATTCCTGCCGCCGATACGCGACGCCCTGCACGCTCTGGCGCCAGACTGA
- a CDS encoding bifunctional folylpolyglutamate synthase/dihydrofolate synthase yields the protein MSAVPTRGDSLALWLKYLEGLHPRGIDLGLDRVGAVYAALGSPRPAPVCITVGGTNGKGSTVALLSGMLQQAGYRVGRYTSPHLLRYNERLHIGDEESADAAWVEAFARIDQARGEISLSYFEFGTLAAFLLLAEAGLDAAILEVGLGGRLDAVNLIDADVAILTSVGLDHQEYLGNTREQIGWDKAHIFRAGRPAVIAALDLPASVIEVAKQIGAAIHVLPEIEPVQGQHWRCPLPDGGSIELPAPLLQAPHQTRNACAAVWAWILLGQRLPFSAQAAARGIAQTQLTGRLQRLSAAVETWVDVAHNGEAAASLAAWLRGQPQKPTVAIFAALADKDLAAIVDPLAQAFAAWIVLDLRPRSPRAADPLAQSRALRSLLPATVAVESVDTLARARAMAETMASERGRILIFGSFITVASALA from the coding sequence ATGAGTGCCGTGCCCACCCGCGGCGACTCTCTGGCGCTGTGGCTGAAGTACCTGGAAGGGCTGCATCCGCGCGGCATAGACCTGGGATTGGATCGCGTCGGAGCCGTGTATGCGGCATTGGGCTCGCCGCGACCGGCGCCGGTCTGCATCACCGTCGGTGGCACCAACGGCAAGGGTTCCACCGTGGCCTTGCTGTCGGGCATGTTGCAGCAAGCCGGATACCGGGTCGGTCGCTATACCTCGCCTCACCTACTGCGCTACAACGAGCGCCTGCATATTGGCGACGAGGAATCCGCCGATGCGGCCTGGGTTGAGGCCTTTGCCCGGATCGATCAGGCCCGCGGCGAGATTTCGCTGAGCTATTTCGAATTCGGCACGCTCGCCGCCTTCCTGTTGCTGGCAGAAGCGGGGCTGGATGCAGCCATTCTCGAGGTCGGCCTGGGCGGGCGTCTGGATGCGGTCAATCTGATCGATGCCGATGTCGCCATCCTGACCAGCGTCGGCCTCGATCATCAGGAATACCTCGGCAATACCCGCGAGCAGATCGGCTGGGACAAGGCCCATATCTTCCGCGCCGGGCGGCCGGCCGTGATCGCGGCGCTGGATCTGCCGGCGAGCGTGATCGAGGTGGCCAAGCAGATCGGCGCTGCCATTCATGTGTTGCCCGAGATCGAGCCTGTACAGGGCCAGCACTGGCGCTGCCCGCTGCCGGATGGCGGCAGTATCGAACTGCCGGCGCCGCTGTTGCAGGCGCCGCACCAGACCCGCAATGCCTGCGCCGCGGTCTGGGCCTGGATCTTGCTCGGCCAGCGTCTGCCGTTCTCGGCGCAGGCGGCGGCGCGCGGGATTGCCCAGACCCAGCTGACCGGGCGCCTGCAGCGTCTATCCGCAGCGGTCGAGACCTGGGTCGATGTGGCCCACAACGGCGAGGCGGCCGCCAGTCTGGCTGCCTGGCTGCGGGGCCAGCCGCAGAAACCCACGGTCGCCATCTTCGCGGCACTGGCCGACAAGGATCTGGCTGCAATCGTAGATCCGCTGGCGCAAGCTTTTGCTGCCTGGATCGTGCTCGACCTGCGCCCGCGCTCACCCAGAGCCGCAGATCCGCTGGCCCAGAGCCGCGCGCTGCGCAGCCTGTTGCCGGCGACAGTCGCGGTCGAGAGCGTCGATACCCTGGCCAGGGCGCGGGCCATGGCCGAAACCATGGCTTCGGAACGTGGCCGCATCCTGATCTTCGGCTCTTTCATCACCGTCGCCTCGGCTCTCGCCTGA
- a CDS encoding SPOR domain-containing protein — MDDALRQRLVGAAVIIALAVIFVPMLLDSPEDPARTQQVDLSIPPRTEPGIETRRLPLDPAMTAPVPSPETLAADTPETVAEPVPAPDAGGVEPVAEPTPAAPAPPKPAPTPATVAAEPPAAEPPVAEPPPPTKPSATMPTPAKGGRFLAQFGSYAERSNADSLVRDLAKAGVPADIEVLKSSSGRSLHRVRSRPYATRTEADAARLGAQRQIAGLASTVIELPAADASQSTPAAANLSGWAVQVGVFTRKDGADELVTRLRGAGYAAFVEPIKLAGGQTSHRVRVGPEVKRENAQRIQTEIKAKFKIDALVVSHP, encoded by the coding sequence ATGGACGATGCTCTTCGCCAACGCCTGGTAGGCGCCGCTGTGATCATTGCGCTGGCGGTGATCTTCGTGCCCATGCTGCTGGATTCTCCAGAAGATCCGGCGCGCACGCAGCAGGTGGACCTCAGCATCCCGCCGCGTACCGAGCCGGGGATCGAAACCCGCCGCTTGCCGCTGGATCCGGCGATGACCGCGCCAGTGCCCAGCCCCGAAACCCTGGCGGCAGATACGCCGGAAACCGTGGCCGAGCCAGTGCCGGCACCCGACGCCGGTGGCGTCGAGCCGGTCGCCGAGCCCACCCCCGCCGCGCCTGCGCCGCCGAAGCCGGCGCCAACACCTGCAACAGTGGCGGCGGAACCCCCGGCAGCGGAACCGCCGGTCGCCGAGCCGCCGCCGCCGACGAAACCGTCAGCGACCATGCCGACCCCGGCGAAGGGCGGGCGTTTCCTGGCCCAGTTCGGCAGCTATGCCGAGCGCAGCAACGCCGATTCGCTGGTGCGCGATCTGGCCAAGGCCGGGGTTCCGGCAGATATTGAAGTCCTGAAGAGCAGCTCCGGTCGATCGCTGCACCGGGTGCGCTCCAGGCCTTATGCCACCCGCACCGAGGCCGACGCCGCTCGTCTGGGCGCGCAGCGGCAGATTGCCGGCCTGGCCAGCACCGTCATCGAACTGCCGGCAGCCGATGCGAGTCAGTCGACACCAGCAGCCGCCAATCTCTCCGGTTGGGCGGTCCAGGTCGGCGTGTTCACGCGCAAGGACGGCGCCGATGAACTGGTGACGCGTCTCCGCGGAGCCGGCTATGCCGCCTTTGTCGAACCGATCAAGCTGGCCGGTGGACAGACCAGTCACCGGGTACGGGTAGGGCCGGAAGTCAAACGGGAAAATGCCCAGCGCATCCAGACCGAGATCAAGGCCAAATTCAAGATCGATGCGCTGGTGGTTTCCCATCCCTGA
- the trpB gene encoding tryptophan synthase subunit beta yields the protein MRWIVQAEIKGATERVDYASFPDARGHFGPYGGSFVAETLMEPLAELAAAYERYRVDPEFIAELERDRKYYVGRPTPIYHAERLSREVGGAQILLKREDLNHTGAHKINNTVGQGLLAKRMGKRRIIAETGAGQHGVASATIAARLGLECVVYMGAVDIERQAINVFRMKLLGATVVPVESGSRTLKDALNEALRDWVTHVDHTFYMIGTVAGPHPYPKMVRDFNAIVGQEARRQMLEEYGKLPEALVACVGGGSNAIGLFHPFLGDDAVAIYGVEAAGEGIATGKHAASLSAGVPGVLHGNRTYLIADGDGQIIETHSVSAGLDYPGVGPEHAWLKDSGRANYVGITDDEALAAFHQLAKTEGILAALESAHAVAYGVKLAATLPRDQHVLVNLSGRGDKDVNTIARLEGISL from the coding sequence ATGAGGTGGATCGTGCAAGCCGAGATCAAGGGCGCGACTGAACGCGTCGACTACGCCAGCTTTCCCGATGCCCGCGGGCACTTCGGACCGTATGGCGGGAGTTTTGTCGCCGAGACTCTGATGGAGCCGCTGGCTGAACTGGCGGCAGCCTACGAGCGCTATCGGGTCGATCCCGAATTCATCGCCGAACTTGAACGCGATCGCAAGTATTACGTCGGTCGGCCCACGCCTATCTATCACGCCGAGCGCCTCAGCCGCGAAGTCGGCGGTGCCCAGATCCTGCTGAAACGCGAGGATCTGAATCACACCGGCGCCCACAAGATCAACAACACCGTGGGTCAGGGTCTGTTGGCCAAACGCATGGGCAAGCGCCGCATCATTGCCGAGACCGGCGCCGGTCAGCATGGCGTGGCCAGCGCCACCATTGCCGCACGGCTGGGTCTGGAATGCGTGGTCTACATGGGCGCGGTCGATATCGAGCGCCAGGCCATCAACGTGTTCCGCATGAAACTGCTGGGCGCTACCGTGGTGCCGGTGGAATCGGGTTCGCGCACCCTCAAGGACGCGCTCAACGAAGCCCTGCGCGACTGGGTGACCCATGTCGATCACACCTTCTACATGATCGGCACCGTGGCCGGGCCGCATCCCTATCCGAAGATGGTGCGCGATTTCAACGCCATCGTCGGCCAGGAAGCGCGTCGCCAGATGCTCGAGGAATACGGCAAGCTGCCCGAAGCGCTGGTGGCCTGTGTAGGTGGTGGTTCCAATGCCATCGGCCTGTTCCATCCCTTCCTCGGCGACGATGCCGTTGCCATCTACGGCGTCGAAGCGGCGGGCGAGGGCATCGCCACTGGCAAGCATGCGGCCTCGCTGTCGGCCGGCGTGCCCGGCGTGCTGCACGGCAACCGCACCTATCTGATTGCCGATGGCGACGGCCAGATCATCGAAACGCACTCGGTATCGGCCGGTCTCGACTATCCCGGCGTTGGTCCTGAGCACGCCTGGTTGAAGGACAGTGGTCGCGCCAACTACGTCGGCATCACCGACGATGAAGCCCTGGCCGCTTTCCACCAACTGGCGAAGACCGAGGGTATTCTTGCCGCCCTCGAAAGCGCCCATGCGGTGGCCTACGGCGTCAAGCTGGCCGCCACCCTGCCGCGCGATCAGCACGTGCTGGTCAACCTGTCCGGTCGCGGTGACAAGGACGTCAACACCATCGCCCGTCTCGAAGGCATCAGTCTTTGA
- a CDS encoding CvpA family protein — protein MIWVDWLIVGIIALSAAISLIRGFVVEALSIIIWVVALWAAFQFTGPFAQTFLGGIELPSVRLAVAALILIIAILMLGSMLSWVLGRLVRSTGLSGTDRLLGAVFGIIRGALTVVSLVAVA, from the coding sequence ATGATCTGGGTGGATTGGCTGATCGTCGGCATCATCGCGCTGTCGGCTGCCATCAGCCTGATCCGCGGCTTCGTGGTCGAGGCGCTGTCCATCATCATCTGGGTGGTGGCGCTGTGGGCGGCCTTCCAGTTCACCGGGCCCTTCGCCCAGACCTTTCTGGGTGGCATCGAACTGCCCTCGGTGCGTCTGGCGGTGGCCGCACTCATCCTGATCATCGCCATCCTGATGCTGGGGTCGATGCTGAGCTGGGTGCTCGGGCGTCTGGTGCGCTCCACCGGTCTCAGCGGCACGGATCGCCTGCTCGGAGCCGTGTTCGGCATCATCCGCGGCGCCCTGACGGTGGTCTCGCTGGTGGCGGTCGCCAG